The following proteins come from a genomic window of Portunus trituberculatus isolate SZX2019 chromosome 35, ASM1759143v1, whole genome shotgun sequence:
- the LOC123512991 gene encoding zinc finger protein OZF-like, which yields MSSLEQEDQSASDMDSRCDDKNDEAGTSVQREERLKEEDQSASDVESSSSDNVNFSAADYSTHKKENKFECQECFKTFKFKSDLKKHTLRHSGVKNYKCQECGKRFIQKYYLTRHTLIMHSDDRKYECVECGKRFARESDLNQHTPIHSDVKDYECEVCGKRFTHKGNLTQHIMAHSGVRNHKCQECGKRFIHKTHLTRHILTHTGVRNHECQECGKRFTQKYKLTQHTLTHTGIKNYKCQECGKKFADKSNLTQHSLLHTGIRNYECNLCGKRFAQKSTLNGHALTHSGIKKYECQQCGKKFAQKSTLTKHNLTHTGIRNYGCQECGKRFLSSSCLSKHILRHKVSRECRCEICGKCFKTKGDVNQHRRTHV from the coding sequence ATGAGCAGCCTGGAGCAGGAGGATCAGTCTGCCTCAGATATGGACAGTAGGTGTGATGATAAGAATGATGAGGCAGGCACCTCTgttcagagagaagagaggctgaaggaggaggatcagtCAGCCTCAGATgtggagagcagcagcagtgacaatGTGAACTTTTCTGCAGCAGACTATtccacacacaagaaagaaaacaaatttgaGTGTCAAGAGTGTTTTAAAACATTTAAGTTCAAGAGTGATCTTAAGAAACATACCCTCAGACACAGTGGTGTTAAAAATTATAAGTGTCAGGAGTGCGGAAAAAGATTTATTCAAAAGTATTACCTCACTCGACACACACTGATCATGCACTCTGATGATAGGAAGTATGAATGTGtagagtgtgggaaaagatttgCTCGAGAGTCTGACCTCAACCAGCATACCCCAATACATAGTGATGTTAAAGATTATGAATGTGAAGTGTGTGGGAAAAGATTCACTCATAAAGGTAATCTCACTCAACACATTATGGCACACAGTGGTGTCAGAAATCACAAATGCCAAGAATGTGGGAAAAGATTTATTCACAAGACCCATCTCACGAGACACATCTTGACACACACTGGTGTAAGAAATCATGAATGCCaagagtgtgggaaaagatttacccAGAAGTATAAACTTACccaacacactctcacacacactggaaTTAAAAATTACAAGTGTCAAGAATGTGGGAAAAAATTTGCTGACAAGTCTAACCTCACTCAACACTCGCTGTTACACACAGGGATCAGGAATTATGAATGTAATCTGTGTGGGAAGAGATTTGCTCAAAAGTCTACTCTCAATGGGCATGCCTTGACACACAGTGGTATTAAGAAATACGAATGTCAACAGTGTGGAAAAAAATTTGCCCAGAAATCTACTCTCACCAAACACAATTTGACACATACTGGCATTAGAAATTATGGTTGTCAAGAATGTGGTAAAAGATTTCTATCCAGTTCTTGTCTCAGTAAACACATCCTGAGACACAAGGTCTCTAGGGAGTGTAGGTGTGAGATTTGTGGAAAGTGTTTCAAAACCAAAGGTGATGTTAACCAGCACAGACGCACTCATGTTTGA
- the LOC123512993 gene encoding ERI1 exoribonuclease 3-like, translating to MKKAQRYDYFLVLDFEATCDDGKKINPQEIIEFPVLKVNAKTYEVEDTFQQFVRPVHHPNLTAFCTHLTTITQEEVNSAKVFQEVFQDFRQWMEEKVGLDKRFLFVTCGDWDLKTMLPSQCALYNIPVPPYCKVWLNIKKSYAIKKGDYVKGMYPMLDGLNLKAVGTPHRGIDDCKNIANILRALANLQCEFLPTYYVE from the exons atgaagaaagctcagaGATATGACTATTTCCTTGTCCTAGATTTTGAGGCGACATGTGACgatgggaaaaaaattaacCCACAG GAAATCATAGAGTTTCCTGTGCTGAAGGTGAACGCCAAGACATATGAGGTAGAGGACACTTTCCAGCAATTTGTCCGGCCAGTGCATCACCCAAACCTCACTGCCTTCTGCACTCATCTCACCACAATAACACAG GAAGAGGTAAACTCTGCAAAAGTGTTTCAGGAAGTGTTTCAAGACTTTAGGCagtggatggaggagaaggtTGGGCTGGACAAACGGTTTCTTTTTGTGACATGTGGAGACTGGGATCTGAAGACCATGCTACCATCTCAGTGTGCTCTGTACAACAtccctgtccctccctactGTAAAGTGTGGCTCAACATTAAGAAG TCTTATGCCATCAAGAAGGGTGACTATGTGAAGGGAATGTATCCCATGCTGGATGGACTCAATCTAAAGGCTGTCGGAACCCCACACAGGGGCATCG ATGACTGTAAAAACATTGCCAACATCCTAAGGGCGCTTGCCAATCTGCAGTGTGAGTTTCTGCCGACCTACTATGTGGAATAG
- the LOC123512988 gene encoding LOW QUALITY PROTEIN: piwi-like protein Siwi (The sequence of the model RefSeq protein was modified relative to this genomic sequence to represent the inferred CDS: inserted 4 bases in 3 codons), translating to MQGGGGGVYVGGIDGGLGRGRDDTKNAKGSTGVVEGRGARGGRGRGVRRERTHSTRLQRMSETEEQVVWTRPQHIITKKGTSGQGILLRTNYYPVXARPDWCLCAYHVSFNPEETRTPVKKLLLRQHCGVLGHYIFDGAQMFLSHKLIRDPTELASRRPDNGSPYTLKIKFIREIPPSDTQFLQIFSILLRRCYEYLGLTKIGKHYYDAKREIQNPKHQVAIWPGQISSIRQHEHQILLMTDVIHKFLRLDTVYTLLXRLHTTHPNNLKWAAEREVVGMVVMTRYNQRTYTIHEIAWDLTCLGKFNYQGSQITYLDYYQKEYQVTVRDPHQPLLLSRPRKRDQRRGQKGNIYLIPELCVATGVSQAMRSDPRLMQDLAASTRLGPDQRVQALTKFNTTLFTNEKVKTELDQWGLSFSQELAQVRGRILPGEVLTQAHHSFTYTGSDGDWAREVKDVPLSVCREVGRWVLVFPSRQRKEAEELVAGLRKVTPTLGMVMPQPAMEMVQGDGPQDYIKALGKHMGVGLVVCVVPNSRLDRYVAVKRHVCMVMAAPSQMVLAKSLQHKGRLLAIVTRVAIQINCKLGGEAWSVQMPLRNTMVVGYDAYHEGGRRGGASWGXVVASYNQNLTRYFGQVTRHASHQELANNFSAAVTTALGHYARVNGCLPERVLVYRDGVGDGQLNYVRDTEVAAIRECFAAFNFNPGFSFVVVSKRIHSRLFAEGATTGRPVNPPPGTVCDDVITLPERYDFFLVSQRVTEGTVTPTSYNILVDHNTNLDPDRHQRLAYKLSFLYYNWMGPVRVPAPCLYAHKLASITGQAIHDSPPPSLADKLWYL from the exons atgcaaggaggaggaggaggagtttatgTAGGAGGCATAGATggaggattaggaagaggaagagatgacacAAAGAATGCAAAAGGAAGCACTGGAGTTGTGGAAGgcagaggagcaagaggagggagaggaagaggagtgaggagggaacGGACACACAGCACTCGCCTGCAGAGGATGAGTGAGACAGAGGAGCAGGTTGTGTGGACCAGACCCCAGCACATTATTACCAAGAAAG GTACCTCAGGCCAGGGCATTCTGCTTCGGACTAACTACTACCCAG AGGCCAGACCGGACTGGTGCCTGTGTGCTTACCATGTCTCTTTCAACCCCGAGGAGACACGCACCCCAGTCAAGAAGCTTTTACTACGCCAGCATTGTGGTGTTCTCGGTCACTACATCTTTGACGGAGCTCAGATGTTCCTCTCCCACAAGCTGATCCGAGAT CCCACTGAGTTGGCTTCCCGGCGCCCTGACAATGGTTCACCCTACACCCTCAAGATCAAGTTCATTCGAGAGATTCCCCCGTCAGACACTCAGTTCTTGCAG ATCTTCTCCATACTTCTACGTCGCTGCTATGAGTACCTGGGCCTCACTAAGATTGGGAAGCATTACTATGATGCcaagagagagattcagaaccCCAAGCACCA GGTGGCAATCTGGCCTGGACAAATCTCCAGCATCAGGCAACATGAGCACCAGATCCTCCTGATGACTGACGTGATACACAAGTTCCTGCGGCTGGACACTGTGTATACCCTCCT CCGCCTGCACACCACCCACCCCAACAACCTG AAGTGGGCAGCTGAGCGGGAGGTGGTAggcatggtggtgatgacgaggTACAACCAGCGCACCTACACCATCCATGAGATTGCCTGGGACCTCACCTGTCTGGGGAAATTCAACTATCAAGGCAGCCAGATCACCTACCTTGACTACTatcagaaa GAGTACCAGGTGACAGTGCGCGACCCCCACCAGCCACTCCTCCTCTCACGCCCTAGGAAGCGAGACCAGCGGAGGGGACAGAAGGGCAACATCTACCTCATCCCAGAGCTGTGCGTGGCTACTGGAGTGTCCCAAGCCATGCGGTCCGACCCTCGCCTCATGCAGGACCTGGCTGCCTCCACACGCCTTGGTCCTGATCAGAGGGTGCAGGCGCTGACGAAGTTCAACACTACTCTGTTTACTAATGAGAAG GTGAAGACTGAGTTGGACCAGTGGGGCCTGAGCTTCTCCCAGGAGTTAGCACAGGTCCGGGGACGCATCCTGCCAGGGGAGGTGCTGACCCAGGCCCACCACTCCTTCACCTACACTGGAAGTGATGGAGATTGGGCCAGGGAGGTGAAAG atGTGCCTCTCAGTGTGTGCAGGGAGGTAGGGCGCTGGGTCCTGGTGTTCCCCTCCCGGCAGCGTAAAGAGGCAGAGGAGCTGGTGGCAGGGTTGAGGAAGGTGACACCCACGCTGGGGATGGTGATGCCACAGCCTGCCAT GGAGATGGTGCAAGGTGATGGGCCACAGGACTACATCAAGGCATTGGGGAAGCACATGGGGGTGGgcctggtggtgtgtgtggtgccaaACTCTCGGCTGGATCGCTACGTGGCTGTTAAGAGGCATGTGTGTATGGTGATGGCCGCTCCCTCCCAG aTGGTGCTGGCCAAAAGTCTGCAGCACAAGGGCCGCCTGCTGGCCATTGTGACACGCGTGGCTATCCAGATCAACTGTAAGCTGGGAGGGGAAGCCTGGTCTGTGCAGATGCCACTCAGG AACACAATGGTGGTAGGATACGATGCTTACCATGAGGGAGGCCGGCGTGGAGGGGCATCATGGG CTGTGGTGGCTTCCTACAACCAGAACCTCACTCGCTACTTTGGCCAGGTGACTCGCCACGCCTCACACCAAGAACTGGCCAACAACTTCAGTGCTGCCGTCACCa CTGCTTTGGGCCACTATGCTCGGGTCAACGGGTGCCTGCCGGAGCGAGTGTTGGTGTACAGGGACGGTGTGGGGGATGGACAGCTCAACTACGTCAGAGACACAGAAGTTGCTGCCATAAGG GAGTGCTTTGCTGCGTTCAATTTCAACCCGGGCTTCAGCTTTGTGGTGGTGAGCAAGAGGATCCACTCGCGCTTGTTTGCTGAGGGTGCCACCACTGGCCGCCCTGTCAACCCCCCGCCAGGCACTGTGTGTGATGACGTTATCACCCTGCCAGAGAG GTACGACTTTTTCCTGGTGAGTCAAAGGGTTACCGAGGGCACCGTCACCCCCACCTCCTATAACATCCTTGTGGACCACAACACAAACCTGGACCCTGACAGACACCAGCGCCTCGCCTACAAGCTCTCCTTCCTCTACTACAACTGGATG GGCCCAGTGAGAGTGCCAGCACCTTGTCTATACGCCCACAAGTTGGCCTCCATCACTGGTCAAGCTATCCATgactcaccaccacccagcCTGGCAGACAAGCTGTGGTACTTGTAG